A window of Streptomyces sp. SAI-127 contains these coding sequences:
- a CDS encoding LysR family transcriptional regulator gives MPQPVLDIVALRSLTAIADCGGFHRAALALTLSQSAVSQHVRKLEKVLGRPVVEREGRGTRFTPEGRLLLEQARRIIAVHDEAVRALLGADGDTVTIGSTEHAADQFLPRLTAAVEAVRPGCRVRFRIDRSARLVEAVERGSVDVAVYVTEAAATEGTRVGGLPLTWHAVPGWEPPRAPAPVPLVAIEDPCAIRRRAIATLAARGVPATVVGDAGYLAGVLDIARTGQGVALLAAVGPAPDGLTPYEGLPEVTPIPMSALARPGADPATVEAAFAAVRELLVQGVSATHGDGSGPRGTERVDDGRPSGLAE, from the coding sequence ATGCCCCAACCCGTCCTGGACATCGTGGCCCTGCGCAGCCTGACCGCGATAGCCGACTGCGGCGGCTTCCACAGGGCCGCCCTGGCTCTCACCCTGAGCCAGTCCGCCGTCAGCCAGCACGTGCGCAAACTGGAGAAGGTCCTGGGGCGGCCCGTCGTGGAGCGCGAGGGCCGCGGCACCCGCTTCACCCCCGAGGGGCGCCTGCTGCTCGAACAGGCCCGCCGGATCATCGCCGTCCACGACGAGGCCGTACGCGCGCTCCTCGGTGCCGACGGCGACACGGTCACGATCGGTTCCACCGAGCACGCCGCCGACCAGTTCCTGCCCCGGCTGACCGCCGCGGTCGAGGCGGTGCGGCCCGGCTGCCGGGTCCGCTTCCGCATCGACCGCTCCGCACGGCTCGTGGAGGCCGTGGAGCGCGGGAGCGTGGATGTCGCGGTGTACGTCACCGAGGCCGCCGCTACCGAGGGAACCCGCGTCGGCGGCCTGCCGCTGACCTGGCACGCCGTGCCCGGCTGGGAGCCGCCGCGGGCGCCCGCTCCGGTGCCGCTGGTGGCCATCGAGGACCCGTGCGCGATCCGCCGCCGGGCCATCGCGACCCTGGCCGCGCGAGGAGTGCCCGCCACGGTCGTCGGGGACGCCGGCTATCTGGCGGGCGTCCTGGACATCGCCCGTACGGGGCAGGGGGTGGCGCTGCTGGCGGCGGTCGGCCCCGCCCCCGACGGGCTGACCCCCTACGAGGGTCTGCCCGAGGTCACCCCGATCCCGATGAGCGCGCTCGCCCGCCCGGGCGCGGACCCGGCAACCGTCGAGGCCGCCTTCGCCGCGGTACGGGAGTTGTTGGTGCAGGGCGTGTCAGCCACTCACGGAGACGGAAGCGGTCCCCGCGGCACGGAGCGCGTCGATGACGGGCGCCCAAGCGGTCTCGCCGAGTGA
- a CDS encoding acyl-CoA thioester hydrolase/BAAT C-terminal domain-containing protein, giving the protein MRDGESVSEIVEHEVTAPWEGVLLEPAAGSGAGVLVLAGSSGRVDRRRARLLAQQGLVALAIRWFGGPGQPPGICEIPLETFVAGVALLRSRGVERIGVLGVSKGAEAALLTAIHEPLVDVAVAVSPTSLVWCNVGPGLDGRRHPYRSSWTWRGRPLPFVPMDDSWRPAERADGPVAIRGWYDLSERTFATHLEAAAIPVERARADVLLIAGGDDAMWPSLRYAEQLAARRRAAGGSVRLISHGDAGHRPRFPGEGPAETSKTFRYGGTQHADASLGETAWAPVIDALRAAGTASVSVSG; this is encoded by the coding sequence ATGCGTGACGGAGAGAGCGTGTCGGAGATCGTCGAGCACGAGGTGACGGCTCCCTGGGAAGGCGTCCTGCTGGAGCCGGCCGCGGGCAGCGGCGCCGGCGTCCTGGTCCTGGCGGGATCGAGCGGTCGTGTCGATCGGCGGCGAGCGCGCCTTCTGGCTCAGCAGGGCCTTGTCGCCCTGGCCATCCGCTGGTTCGGCGGGCCCGGACAGCCGCCCGGGATCTGCGAGATCCCTCTGGAGACATTCGTCGCGGGGGTGGCCCTGCTGCGGTCTCGCGGTGTGGAGCGAATCGGCGTACTCGGCGTGTCCAAGGGCGCCGAGGCCGCACTGCTCACGGCGATCCACGAGCCGCTCGTGGACGTGGCGGTGGCCGTGTCACCCACCTCGCTGGTCTGGTGCAACGTCGGGCCCGGCCTGGACGGCCGCCGGCATCCGTACCGCTCCTCCTGGACCTGGCGGGGGCGGCCGCTGCCTTTCGTGCCCATGGACGACTCCTGGCGACCGGCGGAGCGGGCCGACGGCCCGGTGGCCATCCGCGGGTGGTACGACCTCAGCGAACGGACCTTCGCCACGCACCTGGAAGCCGCCGCGATTCCCGTGGAGCGGGCGCGCGCCGACGTACTGCTCATCGCCGGTGGTGATGACGCCATGTGGCCCTCCCTGCGGTATGCCGAACAACTGGCCGCACGACGCCGCGCGGCCGGAGGCTCGGTTCGCCTGATCAGCCATGGCGACGCGGGGCACCGGCCGCGGTTCCCCGGCGAGGGCCCCGCCGAGACCTCGAAGACATTCCGCTACGGCGGGACACAACACGCCGACGCCTCACTCGGCGAGACCGCTTGGGCGCCCGTCATCGACGCGCTCCGTGCCGCGGGGACCGCTTCCGTCTCCGTGAGTGGCTGA
- a CDS encoding MarR family transcriptional regulator: MAVNTVSTGLEERWRDILSVHARTMCEIDRVLHPHGLGASDFEVLDILATESRREGDQCRVQNLVGRVHLSQSALSRLIGRLEKDGLVERSMCVEDRRGVWVSLTRKGRDLHSEVLPLQRGVLAKMLDG; encoded by the coding sequence ATGGCGGTGAACACGGTCTCGACCGGCCTCGAGGAACGGTGGCGGGACATCCTGTCGGTGCACGCGCGCACGATGTGCGAGATCGACCGCGTGCTGCACCCGCACGGGCTGGGAGCGAGCGATTTCGAGGTGCTCGACATCCTCGCCACCGAGTCGCGCCGGGAGGGCGACCAGTGCCGGGTGCAGAACCTCGTCGGGCGGGTGCATCTGAGCCAGAGCGCGCTGTCCCGGCTCATCGGCCGACTGGAGAAGGACGGCCTGGTGGAGCGGTCGATGTGCGTGGAGGACCGACGCGGCGTGTGGGTGTCCCTCACCCGCAAGGGCCGTGACCTGCACTCCGAAGTGCTGCCGCTGCAGCGCGGAGTGCTGGCGAAGATGCTCGACGGCTAG
- a CDS encoding VOC family protein, translated as MTAGLKTIIYPVKDLTAAKALFSALLGVEPYADEPYYVGFKDAGQDVGLDPNGHARGMTGPVPYWHVDDIRATLAALVAAGAETLQDVQDVGGGKLIAFVKDADGNLVGITQDPQA; from the coding sequence ATGACCGCCGGCCTCAAGACGATCATCTACCCCGTCAAGGACCTGACCGCGGCGAAGGCCCTGTTCAGCGCACTGCTGGGGGTGGAGCCGTATGCGGATGAGCCGTACTACGTCGGTTTCAAGGACGCGGGACAGGACGTCGGCCTCGACCCGAACGGGCACGCCCGGGGCATGACCGGCCCGGTGCCGTACTGGCACGTCGACGACATCCGGGCGACGCTCGCGGCGCTGGTGGCGGCCGGGGCCGAGACGCTGCAGGACGTCCAGGACGTCGGCGGCGGCAAGCTGATCGCCTTCGTCAAGGACGCGGACGGCAACCTGGTCGGGATCACCCAGGATCCGCAGGCCTGA